One Prionailurus bengalensis isolate Pbe53 chromosome D3, Fcat_Pben_1.1_paternal_pri, whole genome shotgun sequence genomic region harbors:
- the MN1 gene encoding transcriptional activator MN1: MFGLDQFEPQINSRNAGQGERNFNEAGLSMNAHFKAPAFHAGGPPGPVDPAMSALGEPPILSMNMEPYGFHARGHSELHAGGLQAQPVHGFFGGQQPHHGHPGGHHPHQHHPHFGGNFGGPDPGASCLHGGRLLGYGGAAAGLGSQPPFAEGYDHMAESQGPESFGPQRPGNLPDFHSSGASGHAVPAPCLPLDQSPNRAASFHGLPASSGSDSHSLEPRRVANQGAVDSLEYNYPGEAPSGHFDMFSPSDSEGQLPHYAAGRQVPGGSFPGASAMPRAAGMVGLSKMHAQQQQQQQQQQQQQQQQQQQQQQQQQQQQQQQQQHGVFFERFGGARKIPVGLEPGVGSRHPLMQPPQQAPPPPQQQPPQQPQQPPPPPPQQPPPPGLLVRQNSCPPALPRPQQGEAGTPSGGLQDGGPMLPSQHAQFEYPIHRLENRSMHPYSEPVFNMQHPPPQQAPNQRLQHFDAPPYMNVAKRPRFDFPGSAGVDRCASWNGSMPNGALDNHLSPSAYSGLPGEFTPPVPDSFPSGPPLQHPAPDHQSLQQQQQQQQQQQQQQQQQQRQNAALMIKQMASRNQQQRLRQPNLAQLGHPGDVGQGGLVHSGPVGGLAQPNFERESAGAGRLGTFEQQAPHLAQESAWFPGPHPPPGDLLPRRLGGSGLPADCGPHDPGLAPPPPPGGSGVLFRGPLQEPLRMPGEGHVPALPSPGLQFGGSLAGLGQLQSPGAGVGLPSAPSERRPPPPDFTAPALGGQPGFPFSAANRQATPHSGPGVNSPPSAGGGGGGTGGGSGGGAYPPQPDFQPSQRTSASKLGALSLGSFNKPSSKDNLFGQSCLAALSTACQNMIASLGAPNLNVTFNKKNPPEGKRKLSQNETDGAAVAGNPGSDYFPGGTTPGAPGPGGPSGTSNSGSKASGPPNPPAQGDGTSLSPNYTLESTSGNDGKPVPGGGGRGRGRRKRDSGHVSPGTFFDKYSAAPDSGGAPGVSPGQQQAPGAAVGGSSTSEARGAPTPHEKALTSPSWGKGAELLLGDQSDLMASLDGGAKSDGSSPHVGEFASDEVSTSYANEDEVSSSSDNPPALAKASRSPLVTGSPKLPPRGVGAGEHGPKAPPPPLGLGIMSTSTSTPDSYGGGAGHPGTPGLEQVRTPTSSSGAPPPDEIHPLEILQAQIQLQRQQFSISEDQPLGLKGGKKGECAVGSSGAQNGDSELGSCCSEAVKSAMSTIDLDSLMAEHSATWYMPADKALADGADDDKTLAPWEKAKPQNPNSKEAHDLPANKASATQPGNHLQCLSVHCTDNVGDTKARASVPTWRSLHSDISNRFGTFVAALT; the protein is encoded by the coding sequence ATGTTTGGGCTGGACCAATTCGAGCCCCAGATCAACAGCAGGAACGCTGGCCAGGGCGAAAGGAACTTTAACGAGGCCGGACTAAGCATGAATGCCCACTTCAAGGCCCCGGCTTTCCACGCGGGGGGACCCCCTGGCCCCGTGGACCCTGCCATGAGCGCGCTGGGCGAGCCCCCGATCTTGAGCATGAACATGGAGCCTTACGGCTTCCACGCGCGTGGTCACTCGGAGTTGCACGCGGGGGGGCTGCAGGCACAGCCGGTGCACGGATTCTTTGGAGGCCAGCAGCCACACCACGGCCACCCGGGAGGCCACCACCCCCATCAACATCACCCCCACTTTGGGGGCAACTTCGGCGGTCCGGACCCAGGGGCCTCATGCCTGCACGGGGGTCGCCTACTTGGCTACGGGGGCGCCGCCGCCGGCCTGGGCAGCCAGCCGCCCTTCGCTGAGGGTTATGACCACATGGCGGAGAGCCAGGGGCCCGAGAGCTTCGGCCCGCAGAGACCCGGGAACCTCCCGGACTTCCACAGTTCGGGCGCCTCGGGCCATGCGGTGCCTGCCCCATGCTTGCCGCTGGACCAGAGCCCTAACCGAGCCGCCTCCTTTCACGGCCTGCCCGCCTCCAGCGGCTCCGATTCCCACAGTCTGGAGCCCCGAAGGGTGGCGAACCAAGGAGCCGTCGACTCGCTGGAATACAATTACCCTGGCGAGGCGCCCTCAGGACATTTCGACATGTTTTCGCCCTCCGATTCCGAAGGGCAGCTGCCTCATTATGCGGCGGGTCGCCAGGTTCCCGGGGGCTCCTTCCCCGGTGCCTCTGCCATGCCCAGAGCTGCAGGCATGGTGGGCTTGTCCAAAATGCAcgcccagcagcagcagcagcagcaacagcagcagcagcagcagcagcaacagcagcagcagcagcagcagcaacagcaacagcagcagcagcagcagcagcagcacggCGTGTTCTTCGAGAGATTCGGCGGGGCCCGCAAGATACCGGTGGGTTTGGAGCCGGGAGTAGGCTCCAGGCACCCGTTAATGCAGCCTCCCCAGCAGGCCCCGCCACCCCCTCAGCAGCAGCCCCCGCAGCAGCcgcagcagccgccgccgccgccgccgcagcagCCGCCGCCACCCGGGCTTCTGGTCCGACAAAATTCGTGCCCGCCGGCGCTCCCGCGGCCCCAGCAGGGCGAGGCGGGCACGCCCAGCGGCGGCCTGCAGGACGGGGGCCCCATGCTGCCCAGTCAGCACGCACAGTTCGAGTATCCCATCCACCGGCTGGAGAACCGGAGCATGCACCCTTATTCGGAGCCTGTGTTCAACAtgcagcacccccctccccagcaggcgCCCAACCAGCGGCTGCAGCATTTCGACGCGCCCCCCTACATGAACGTGGCCAAGAGGCCGCGCTTTGACTTCCCGGGCAGCGCGGGAGTGGACCGCTGTGCTTCGTGGAACGGCAGCATGCCCAACGGCGCTTTGGACAACCACCTCTCGCCCTCCGCCTATTCGGGCCTCCCCGGCGAGTTCACGCCGCCCGTGCCCGACAGCTTTCCCTCAGGGCCACCCCTGCAGCATCCGGCCCCGGACCACCAGTCcctgcagcagcagcaacagcagcagcaacagcagcagcagcagcagcaacagcagcagcgcCAAAACGCGGCCCTCATGATTAAGCAGATGGCGTCGCGGAATCAGCAGCAGCGGCTGCGCCAGCCGAACCTGGCTCAGCTAGGCCACCCCGGGGACGTGGGCCAGGGCGGCCTGGTACACAGTGGCCCGGTGGGCGGCTTGGCCCAGCCGAACTTTGAGCGCGAAAGCGCGGGCGCGGGGCGCCTGGGCACTTTCGAGCAGCAGGCGCCTCACTTGGCGCAGGAGAGCGCGTGGTTCCCAGGTCCGCACCCGCCGCCGGGTGACCTGCTGCCCCGCAGGCTGGGCGGCTCTGGCCTGCCGGCTGACTGCGGCCCGCACGACCCCGGCCTggcgccgccccctccccccggcggCTCCGGAGTGCTGTTCCGTGGCCCTCTGCAGGAGCCGCTGAGGATGCCCGGAGAGGGCCACGTGCCCGCGCTGCCCTCCCCCGGCCTGCAGTTCGGGGGCAGCCTGGCCGGCCTGGGCCAACTGCAGTCgcccggggctggggtgggactgCCCAGCGCTCCCTCCGAGCGCAGGCCCCCGCCGCCGGATTTCACAGCACCGGCGCTCGGGGGCCAGCCTGGCTTCCCGTTCAGCGCGGCGAACCGGCAGGCCACGCCACACAGCGGCCCGGGCGTGAACTCGCCCCCGagcgcgggcgggggcgggggaggcacgGGCGGCGGCAGCGGAGGGGGCGCCTACCCGCCGCAGCCCGATTTCCAGCCCAGCCAGCGCACCTCGGCCAGTAAGCTGGGCGCGCTGTCGCTGGGCTCCTTCAACAAGCCCAGCTCCAAGGACAACCTGTTCGGCCAGAGCTGCCTGGCCGCACTCTCCACCGCCTGCCAGAACATGATCGCCAGCCTCGGGGCCCCCAACCTCAACGTGACCTTCAACAAGAAGAACCCGCCCGAGGgcaagaggaaactgagccaGAACGAGACCGACGGCGCGGCTGTGGCCGGCAACCCGGGCTCGGATTACTTCCCGGGGGGGACCAcccctggggccccagggcctggaggcccgtCGGGGACTAGTAACAGTGGCTCCAAAGCCTCGGGGCCGCCCAACCCGCCCGCCCAGGGGGACGGCACGAGCCTCTCCCCAAACTACACCCTGGAATCAACATCCGGGAACGACGGCAAGCCGGTCCCCGGGGGCGGCGGCCGGGGACGGGGTCGAAGAAAAAGGGACAGTGGTCACGTGAGCCCCGGGACCTTCTTCGACAAGTACTCGGCCGCGCCAGACAGCGGGGGCGCGCCTGGGGTGAGCCCAGGGCAGCAGCAGGCGCCAGGCGCAGCCGTCGGGGGAAGCTCCACGAGCGAGGCTCGCGGGGCTCCTACGCCTCACGAGAAAGCGCTCACGTCGCCGTCGTGGGGGAAGGGGGCCGAGTTGCTCCTGGGGGACCAGTCGGACCTCATGGCTTCCCTGGACGGCGGGGCCAAGTCGGACGGGAGTTCCCCGCACGTGGGCGAGTTTGCCTCGGACGAGGTGAGCACGAGCTACGCCAACGAGGACGAGGTGTCGTCCAGCTCCGACaaccccccagccctggccaaAGCGAGTAGGAGCCCCCTGGTGACAGGCTCGCCCAAACTCCCTCCCCGTGGGGTGGGCGCTGGGGAACACGGACCTaaggcgcccccgcccccgctcggCCTGGGCATCATGTCTACCTCTACCTCCACCCCTGACAGCTACGGCGGGGGCGCGGGCCATCCCGGCACGCCGGGCCTGGAGCAGGTCCGGACCCCCACGAGCAGCAGCGGTGCGCCACCCCCCGACGAGATCCACCCCCTGGAGATCCTCCAGGCGCAGATCCAGCTACAGAGGCAGCAGTTCAGCATCTCCGAGGACCAGCCCCTGGGGCTCAAGGGTGGCAAGAAGGGGGAGTGCGCCGTTGGGTCCTCGGGCGCGCAGAATGGCGACAGCGAGCTGGGCAGCTGCTGTTCCGAGGCGGTCAAGAGCGCCATGAGCACCATCGACCTGGACTCCCTGATGGCAGAGCACAGCGCCACCTGGTACATGCCCGCTGACAAGGCCTTGGCGGACGGCGCGGACGACGACAAGACGCTGGCACCTTGGGAGAAGGCCAAACCCCAGAACCCCAACAGCAAAGAAG